The Pseudomonas parafulva genome window below encodes:
- the fabF gene encoding beta-ketoacyl-ACP synthase II, with product MSRRRVVVTGMGMLSPLGTDVPSTWQGILAGRSGIGPIEHTDLSAYSTRFGGSVKGFEVEQYLSAKEARKLDLFIQYGLAAGFQAVRNAGLEVTDANRERIGVAMGSGIGGLTNIEDTSRTLHEQGPRRISPFFVPGSIINMISGFLSIHLGLQGPNYAISTACTTGTHCIGMAARNIAYGEADVMIAGGAEMAACGLGMGGFGASRALSTRNDEPARASRPWDKGRDGFVLSDGAGALVLEELEHAKARGATIYAELVGFGMSGDAYHMTSPPDTGEGAARCMINALRDAGVAPSQVSYINAHGTSTPAGDIAEVAAIKHVFGEHAYKLAVSSTKSMTGHLLGAAGAVEAIFSVLAINSQMAPPTINLDEPDEGCDLDFVPHQARSMPIDVVLSNSFGFGGTNGSLVFRRFAD from the coding sequence GTGTCGCGTAGACGCGTCGTGGTCACCGGTATGGGTATGCTGTCGCCACTGGGTACTGACGTACCGAGCACCTGGCAGGGCATTCTGGCTGGCCGCAGTGGCATCGGTCCGATCGAACACACGGACCTGAGTGCCTACTCCACCCGTTTTGGCGGCTCGGTGAAGGGGTTCGAGGTCGAGCAGTACCTGTCGGCCAAGGAAGCTCGCAAGCTTGACCTGTTCATTCAGTACGGCCTGGCGGCCGGTTTCCAGGCGGTGCGCAACGCCGGCCTGGAGGTCACTGACGCCAATCGCGAGCGTATCGGCGTGGCCATGGGTTCGGGCATCGGTGGCCTGACCAATATCGAAGACACCAGCCGGACCTTGCACGAGCAGGGGCCGCGGAGGATCTCACCGTTCTTCGTGCCAGGCTCGATCATCAACATGATCTCCGGTTTCCTGTCGATCCACTTGGGGCTGCAAGGTCCGAACTACGCCATCTCCACCGCCTGCACCACGGGCACCCACTGCATCGGCATGGCCGCGCGCAACATTGCCTATGGCGAGGCGGACGTGATGATTGCCGGCGGTGCCGAGATGGCTGCCTGCGGTCTGGGCATGGGCGGTTTCGGTGCCTCGCGTGCACTGTCGACCCGAAATGACGAGCCGGCCCGCGCCAGTCGTCCCTGGGACAAGGGGCGTGATGGTTTCGTACTCTCCGACGGTGCAGGCGCACTGGTGCTCGAGGAGCTTGAGCACGCCAAGGCGCGCGGGGCGACCATCTACGCGGAATTGGTTGGCTTTGGCATGAGTGGTGACGCCTATCACATGACCTCGCCACCGGACACCGGAGAAGGGGCTGCACGGTGCATGATCAACGCCTTGCGCGATGCGGGTGTAGCACCATCGCAGGTCAGCTACATCAATGCCCACGGTACCTCGACCCCTGCTGGCGACATCGCTGAAGTCGCTGCTATCAAGCACGTGTTCGGCGAGCATGCCTATAAGCTGGCGGTCAGCTCGACCAAGTCGATGACCGGTCACTTGCTCGGCGCCGCGGGTGCCGTCGAGGCGATCTTCAGTGTGCTGGCGATCAACAGTCAGATGGCGCCTCCGACCATCAACCTGGATGAGCCGGACGAAGGCTGCGATCTGGACTTCGTGCCGCATCAGGCGCGTAGCATGCCGATCGACGTGGTGCTGTCCAACTCCTTCGGTTTCGGCGGGACCAACGGTTCCCTGGTATTCCGTCGGTTCGCCGACTGA
- a CDS encoding TatD family hydrolase yields the protein MLVDSHCHLDRLDLSAHAGSLDAALQAARQRGVGHFLCIGVSAENAGAVKALSEQYGDVDCSVGVHPLDLAPGETPALEWLLRELAHPHVVAIGETGLDYHYEPEAATLQQASFRLHLEASRQTGKPVIVHTRAARADTLALLREANLPQAGVLHCFTEDWDMARAALDLGYYISLSGIVTFRNADALREVARQVPHDRLLVETDSPYLAPIPYRGKPNLPQYVREVAEYVASLRGVSYTQLADQTTANFKRLFPLARVA from the coding sequence ATGCTTGTAGATTCCCATTGCCACCTAGATCGTCTTGACCTGAGCGCCCACGCAGGTTCGCTCGACGCTGCCTTGCAGGCGGCTCGCCAGCGCGGGGTCGGGCATTTTCTATGCATTGGCGTGAGCGCCGAGAATGCTGGAGCAGTCAAAGCCCTGAGCGAGCAGTATGGCGATGTCGACTGCTCGGTTGGCGTGCATCCGCTCGATCTGGCGCCGGGCGAGACGCCGGCGCTCGAATGGCTCCTGCGCGAGCTGGCTCACCCTCATGTGGTCGCAATCGGCGAAACGGGTCTGGATTACCACTACGAGCCCGAAGCTGCGACACTTCAGCAGGCGTCGTTCCGCCTGCATCTGGAAGCGTCGCGACAGACCGGCAAGCCGGTGATCGTGCATACCCGTGCCGCGCGGGCCGACACCCTCGCGTTGCTGCGCGAGGCCAACCTGCCACAGGCCGGCGTGTTGCATTGCTTTACCGAAGACTGGGACATGGCGCGGGCGGCACTGGATCTGGGCTATTACATCTCACTTTCCGGGATCGTCACCTTCCGCAACGCCGATGCCTTGCGCGAGGTGGCGCGCCAGGTTCCGCACGACCGCTTGCTGGTCGAAACCGACTCGCCTTACCTGGCGCCGATTCCTTATCGCGGCAAGCCCAACCTCCCGCAATACGTGCGTGAGGTTGCCGAGTACGTAGCGTCGTTACGCGGGGTGAGCTACACCCAGTTGGCCGATCAGACCACCGCCAACTTCAAACGACTGTTCCCGCTGGCACGCGTCGCCTGA
- a CDS encoding TetR/AcrR family transcriptional regulator: MQKEPRKVREFRRREQEILDTALKLFLEQGEDSVTVEMIADAVGIGKGTIYKHFKSKAEIYLRLMLDYERDLNALLHSSDVDRDKEALSRAYFEFRMRDPQRYRLFDRLEEKVVKGNQVPEMVEQLHSIRASNFERLTQLIKGRISEGKLEDVPPYFHYCAAWALVHGAVALYHSPFWSNVLEDQEGFFQFLMDIGVRMGNKRKRDPDPAT; the protein is encoded by the coding sequence ATGCAGAAAGAACCTCGTAAGGTCCGTGAGTTTCGCCGTCGCGAACAAGAGATCCTCGACACGGCGCTCAAGCTGTTTCTCGAACAGGGTGAAGACAGCGTCACCGTCGAGATGATTGCCGACGCGGTCGGCATCGGCAAAGGCACGATCTACAAGCACTTCAAATCCAAGGCAGAAATTTATCTGCGCTTGATGCTCGACTACGAGCGCGATCTGAATGCGCTGCTGCATTCGAGCGATGTCGACCGCGACAAGGAAGCCCTGTCGCGCGCCTATTTCGAGTTCCGCATGCGTGATCCCCAGCGCTACCGTTTGTTCGACCGGCTTGAAGAGAAAGTGGTCAAGGGCAATCAGGTGCCGGAGATGGTCGAGCAGTTGCACAGCATCCGTGCCTCGAATTTCGAGCGTCTTACCCAGTTGATCAAGGGACGGATCAGCGAAGGCAAGCTCGAGGACGTTCCGCCGTATTTCCATTACTGTGCAGCCTGGGCGCTGGTGCACGGCGCGGTCGCCCTGTATCACTCGCCGTTCTGGAGCAACGTGCTGGAAGACCAAGAGGGTTTCTTCCAGTTCTTGATGGATATCGGTGTACGCATGGGCAACAAGCGCAAGCGTGATCCGGACCCCGCCACTTGA
- the tmk gene encoding dTMP kinase, whose translation MSGLFITLEGPEGAGKSTNREYLAQRLREHGIDVVMTREPGGTPLAERIRELLLDPSDETMAVDTELLLMFAARAQHLAMIIRPALARGAVVLCDRFTDATYAYQGGGRGLPIERIATLEHFVQGQLRPDLTLVFDLPVEIGLARAAARGRLDRFEQEGQPFFEAVRQAYLQRAAAAPQRYHLLNAAQPLAAVQQAIDTLLPDILERSRG comes from the coding sequence GTGAGCGGTCTGTTCATCACCTTGGAAGGCCCCGAAGGCGCGGGCAAAAGCACCAATCGCGAGTATCTGGCGCAGCGCCTGCGCGAGCACGGCATAGATGTCGTGATGACTCGCGAACCCGGCGGCACGCCGCTGGCCGAACGCATTCGCGAGTTGCTGCTGGACCCTAGCGATGAAACGATGGCGGTCGATACCGAGCTGTTGCTGATGTTCGCCGCCCGCGCTCAGCATCTGGCCATGATCATTCGTCCTGCTCTGGCGCGTGGTGCTGTGGTGCTGTGTGATCGTTTCACCGATGCCACTTACGCATACCAGGGCGGCGGTCGCGGTCTGCCCATCGAGCGCATCGCCACGCTGGAACACTTCGTTCAGGGCCAGTTGCGTCCCGACCTGACGCTGGTCTTCGACCTGCCCGTAGAGATCGGCCTTGCCCGCGCAGCGGCTCGTGGGCGTCTGGATCGCTTCGAGCAGGAGGGCCAGCCGTTCTTCGAGGCGGTGCGTCAGGCCTACCTGCAACGCGCTGCTGCGGCCCCCCAACGCTACCATCTACTGAATGCGGCGCAGCCACTGGCTGCGGTGCAGCAAGCCATCGACACGTTGCTGCCCGACATCCTGGAGCGCAGCCGTGGCTGA
- the fabG gene encoding 3-oxoacyl-ACP reductase FabG: protein MSLQGKVALVTGASRGIGQAIALELGRQGATVIGTATSASGAQRIAETLKEHGITGTGLELNVTNEASVTGVLTSIQEQFGAPTILVNNAGITRDNLMLRMKDEEWFDVIDTNLNSLYRLSKGVLRGMTKARWGRIISIGSVVGAMGNAGQANYAAAKAGLEGFSRALAREVGSRGITVNSVTPGFIDTDMTRELPEAQREALQTQIPLGRLGQAEEIAKVVSFLASDGAAYVTGATVPVNGGMYM, encoded by the coding sequence ATGAGCCTGCAAGGTAAAGTTGCACTGGTTACAGGTGCCAGCCGTGGCATTGGCCAGGCTATCGCCCTCGAGCTGGGTCGCCAAGGCGCGACCGTGATCGGCACCGCCACTTCCGCCTCTGGCGCTCAGCGCATCGCTGAGACACTCAAGGAACACGGTATCACCGGTACCGGCCTTGAGCTCAATGTCACCAACGAGGCATCCGTGACTGGCGTCCTGACCTCTATCCAGGAGCAGTTCGGCGCGCCGACGATTCTGGTCAACAACGCCGGGATCACGCGTGACAATCTGATGTTGCGGATGAAAGATGAAGAATGGTTCGATGTCATCGACACCAACCTCAACAGCCTTTACCGTTTGTCCAAGGGCGTGCTGCGCGGCATGACCAAGGCCCGCTGGGGTCGTATCATCAGCATCGGCTCGGTGGTCGGTGCGATGGGTAACGCAGGTCAGGCCAACTATGCCGCCGCCAAGGCAGGTCTGGAGGGCTTCAGTCGTGCCTTGGCGCGTGAAGTGGGATCGCGCGGTATCACGGTGAACTCGGTGACGCCGGGTTTCATCGATACCGACATGACCCGCGAGCTGCCAGAAGCACAACGCGAAGCGCTGCAGACGCAAATTCCGCTGGGTCGCCTGGGTCAGGCTGAGGAAATTGCCAAGGTGGTTTCCTTCCTGGCATCTGATGGCGCGGCCTATGTCACCGGCGCTACAGTGCCGGTGAACGGCGGGATGTACATGTAA
- the plsX gene encoding phosphate acyltransferase PlsX, which yields MSAQIIAIDAMGGDFGPRSIVEASIACLSATPSLHLTLVGQTSLLEELVSGLAAIDRARLRIVDASEVIGMDERPSQALRGKPDSSMRVALELVRDGKAQACVSAGNTGALMALSRLVLKTLPGIDRPAMVAAIPTRQGYCQLLDLGANVDCSADHLYQFAVMGSVAAQALGVRRPRVALLNIGTEDIKGNQQVKLAASLLKNARGLNYVGFIEGDGLYRGEADVVVCDGFVGNILLKSSEGLATMVGERLEALFRAGLFARVAGALARPLLRRLQSDLAPARHNGASFLGLQGIVVKSHGSAGVQGLQSAIQRALIEIQENLPQRLHGRLEDLLP from the coding sequence TTGTCCGCTCAGATCATCGCGATCGACGCAATGGGCGGGGACTTCGGTCCCCGCAGCATTGTTGAGGCCAGTATCGCTTGCCTTTCGGCTACCCCCTCGCTCCATCTGACCCTCGTCGGTCAAACCTCCCTTCTCGAAGAACTCGTCAGTGGCCTTGCAGCCATCGATCGCGCGCGCCTGCGGATCGTGGATGCCAGCGAAGTGATTGGTATGGATGAGCGGCCCTCGCAGGCCTTGCGCGGCAAGCCTGACTCTTCGATGCGTGTCGCGCTCGAGCTGGTCCGTGATGGCAAAGCGCAGGCGTGCGTAAGCGCCGGCAATACGGGCGCTTTGATGGCCTTGTCGCGTCTCGTGCTCAAAACCTTGCCGGGTATCGATCGGCCGGCCATGGTGGCGGCCATTCCTACACGGCAAGGTTACTGCCAACTGCTCGACCTGGGTGCGAACGTCGACTGCAGCGCCGATCACCTCTACCAGTTTGCTGTGATGGGGTCGGTGGCGGCGCAGGCGCTGGGCGTGCGCCGCCCACGAGTAGCTCTGCTGAACATCGGTACCGAAGACATCAAGGGCAATCAGCAAGTCAAGCTGGCTGCCAGTTTGCTGAAGAACGCCCGTGGCCTTAACTATGTCGGTTTCATTGAAGGTGACGGGCTGTATCGCGGCGAGGCCGATGTGGTGGTGTGCGACGGCTTCGTGGGCAATATCCTGCTCAAATCCAGCGAAGGGCTGGCAACCATGGTCGGCGAGCGTCTGGAAGCGTTGTTCAGGGCCGGTTTGTTCGCCCGTGTTGCGGGTGCTTTGGCCAGGCCCTTGTTGCGGCGCCTGCAATCGGACCTGGCGCCGGCGCGGCACAACGGCGCAAGCTTTCTGGGATTGCAGGGTATCGTCGTGAAAAGCCACGGGTCGGCGGGTGTGCAAGGCCTGCAGAGTGCTATCCAGCGGGCGCTGATCGAGATTCAGGAAAATCTACCGCAGCGTTTGCATGGTCGCCTGGAAGACCTGTTGCCTTAG
- the acpP gene encoding acyl carrier protein, protein MSTIEERVKKIVAEQLGVKEEEVTNNKSFVDDLGADSLDTVELVMALEEEFETEIPDEEAEKITTVQAAIDYVNSHKA, encoded by the coding sequence ATGAGCACCATCGAAGAACGCGTCAAGAAAATCGTCGCCGAGCAACTGGGCGTGAAGGAAGAAGAAGTGACCAACAACAAGTCCTTCGTCGATGACCTGGGTGCCGATTCGCTTGACACCGTTGAGCTGGTGATGGCTCTGGAAGAGGAATTCGAGACCGAAATCCCTGACGAAGAAGCCGAGAAGATCACTACCGTTCAAGCCGCCATCGACTACGTCAACAGCCACAAGGCCTAA
- a CDS encoding Maf family protein, translating to MLPLLLASSSPYRRELLQRLHLPFTWASPDIDEARQGDETAAELVRRLARLKAQALAEHHPQHLIIGSDQVAVLGERILGKPHSAERACEQLLAASGQSVTFLTGLALLNSATGHCQVDCIPFTVTLRELDRQRVERYVQTEQPLDCAGSFKAEGLGVSLFQSTHGSDATSLIGLPLIRLVDMLLKEGVQVP from the coding sequence ATGCTTCCTCTGCTGCTCGCCTCGAGCTCCCCCTACCGGCGCGAACTGCTCCAGCGCCTGCACCTGCCCTTCACCTGGGCGAGTCCCGACATAGACGAAGCGCGCCAAGGCGACGAGACCGCTGCTGAACTGGTCCGCAGACTCGCTCGACTCAAGGCCCAAGCCCTGGCCGAACATCACCCACAGCACCTGATCATCGGTTCGGACCAGGTCGCCGTGCTCGGCGAACGTATCCTCGGCAAACCACACAGCGCCGAGCGCGCCTGTGAGCAACTGCTGGCCGCCAGCGGACAATCCGTCACTTTCCTGACTGGCCTGGCCCTGCTCAACAGCGCCACAGGCCACTGCCAGGTTGACTGCATCCCCTTCACCGTGACGTTGCGCGAACTGGACCGCCAGCGCGTGGAGCGCTACGTACAGACCGAGCAACCACTGGATTGCGCCGGCAGCTTCAAGGCCGAGGGATTGGGCGTTTCGCTCTTTCAGAGCACACACGGCAGCGACGCGACAAGCTTGATCGGCCTGCCCCTCATACGCCTGGTGGACATGTTGCTCAAGGAGGGCGTGCAAGTACCCTGA
- a CDS encoding DNA polymerase III subunit delta' produces the protein MAEVFPWQQALWQQVAGRRQHAHAYLFQGPQGIGKRALAEGLMALLLCQKPHASQACGQCKSCLLLKAGSHPDNFVLEPEEADKPIKVDQVRDLVAFVVQTAQQGGRKVVLIEPVEAMNVNASNALLKSLEEPSGDTVLLLVSHQPSRLLPTIKSRCQQIACPQPTPAQSQDWLAAALPDVDQGERDELLSLAAGSPLMALSLQAQGVREQRALVTEGIKKLLKQQQSPTQLAEAWNAVPLLLLFDWFCDWSHLILRYQLTQDEDGLGLADMRKVLQYLAQKSRQSRVLEMQAWILEQRQKVMGKANLNRVLLLEALLAHWLQLPGAR, from the coding sequence GTGGCTGAGGTGTTTCCCTGGCAACAGGCGCTCTGGCAGCAGGTGGCCGGGCGTCGGCAGCATGCCCATGCCTACCTGTTCCAAGGGCCACAGGGTATCGGCAAGCGCGCCTTGGCCGAAGGGCTGATGGCGCTGCTGCTATGCCAGAAACCGCACGCTTCGCAAGCGTGCGGCCAGTGTAAATCCTGCCTGCTGCTCAAGGCTGGCAGCCATCCCGACAACTTTGTGCTCGAGCCGGAAGAGGCCGACAAGCCGATCAAGGTCGATCAGGTGCGTGATCTGGTCGCGTTCGTGGTTCAGACCGCCCAGCAAGGCGGACGCAAGGTGGTGCTGATCGAGCCGGTCGAGGCGATGAACGTCAATGCCTCGAATGCATTGCTCAAGAGCCTGGAAGAGCCCTCGGGCGACACGGTGCTGCTGCTGGTAAGCCATCAGCCCAGTCGCCTGCTGCCGACCATCAAGAGTCGCTGTCAGCAGATTGCGTGCCCGCAACCTACGCCTGCGCAGAGCCAGGACTGGTTGGCTGCGGCATTGCCCGACGTCGATCAGGGCGAACGTGATGAGTTGCTGAGCCTGGCTGCCGGCTCGCCATTGATGGCGCTCAGCTTGCAAGCTCAGGGTGTGCGTGAGCAACGCGCATTGGTCACCGAGGGCATCAAGAAACTGCTCAAGCAACAGCAATCACCTACGCAATTGGCCGAAGCCTGGAATGCAGTGCCGCTGCTGTTGCTATTCGACTGGTTCTGCGACTGGTCGCACCTGATACTGCGCTATCAACTGACCCAGGACGAGGATGGGCTGGGCTTGGCCGACATGCGCAAAGTGCTGCAGTACCTTGCGCAGAAAAGTCGTCAGAGTCGCGTGCTGGAGATGCAGGCCTGGATTCTGGAGCAGCGTCAGAAAGTCATGGGCAAGGCCAACCTCAACCGTGTGCTGCTGCTCGAAGCGCTGCTTGCCCATTGGCTGCAGTTGCCGGGTGCGCGCTGA
- a CDS encoding YceD family protein: MLNDPIPPHVDPRKLADRGVTLEGSLQLADLERLCDPLSDTVGTVQAKFDFERDEQHVVVIHSDLNVEVKMVCQRCLELVTLPIHSECTYAVVKEGANTQSLPKGYDVLELGEDPLDLQALIEEELLLALPIVPAHHPEECQQPAGADEPESSKDEVSRSNPFSVLAQLKRDPNV; encoded by the coding sequence ATGTTGAATGACCCGATTCCACCTCACGTTGACCCGCGCAAATTAGCCGATCGTGGCGTAACCCTCGAGGGTTCGCTGCAACTCGCTGATTTGGAAAGACTCTGCGACCCGCTTTCCGACACTGTCGGTACGGTGCAGGCGAAGTTCGATTTTGAGCGAGACGAACAGCACGTTGTGGTTATCCACAGCGATTTGAATGTCGAAGTCAAAATGGTTTGCCAGCGTTGTCTTGAGCTGGTCACCCTGCCGATCCATAGCGAATGTACGTACGCTGTGGTGAAGGAGGGTGCGAATACCCAGTCGTTGCCGAAAGGCTATGACGTGCTGGAACTGGGCGAAGATCCTTTGGATCTGCAGGCGCTGATCGAGGAAGAGCTTTTGCTCGCCCTTCCTATCGTGCCTGCTCATCATCCGGAAGAATGCCAGCAGCCGGCGGGCGCAGACGAGCCCGAATCGAGCAAGGACGAGGTATCGCGGTCCAACCCGTTCAGTGTCTTGGCGCAGTTAAAGCGTGACCCAAACGTTTAG
- the fabD gene encoding ACP S-malonyltransferase, with protein MSASLAFVFPGQGSQSLGMLAELGAEQPLIIETFKEASEALGYDLWKLVQEGPEEQLNQTDKTQPAILTASIALWRLWLEQGGARPAYVCGHSLGEYSALVAAGSLSLKDAVRLVERRGQLMQEAVPAGHGAMAAILGLDDAVVVDVCAQAAEDDVVSAVNFNSPGQVVIAGNKAAVERAIELCKAKGAKRALPLPVSVPSHCALMKPAAERFAEAVSAVEWQAPQIPVVQNVSAAVPADLDALKRDLLAQLYQPVRWVECVQTLAANGAVNLVECGPGKVLAGLNKRCAEGVTTYNLNTPDAIAAARAALV; from the coding sequence ATGTCTGCATCCCTCGCATTCGTCTTTCCTGGCCAAGGTTCCCAGTCACTGGGCATGCTCGCTGAACTCGGTGCCGAGCAGCCGCTGATCATCGAGACCTTCAAGGAAGCTTCCGAGGCTCTGGGCTATGACCTGTGGAAATTGGTCCAGGAAGGTCCCGAGGAACAACTCAATCAAACCGACAAGACGCAGCCAGCTATCCTGACGGCCTCCATCGCGCTATGGCGCCTGTGGCTGGAGCAGGGCGGCGCGCGTCCGGCATACGTTTGCGGTCACAGCCTGGGTGAGTACAGCGCCCTGGTCGCCGCGGGTAGCTTGTCGCTCAAGGACGCCGTACGTCTGGTCGAGCGCCGCGGCCAACTGATGCAGGAAGCGGTGCCGGCCGGTCATGGCGCCATGGCTGCCATCCTGGGGCTGGACGACGCCGTGGTGGTGGATGTCTGTGCGCAGGCGGCCGAAGATGACGTGGTCAGTGCGGTCAATTTCAACTCGCCTGGCCAAGTGGTCATCGCTGGCAACAAGGCTGCAGTCGAGCGTGCCATCGAGCTGTGCAAGGCCAAGGGCGCCAAGCGTGCATTGCCTCTGCCGGTCAGCGTGCCGTCGCACTGCGCCTTGATGAAGCCAGCCGCCGAGCGCTTCGCCGAGGCGGTCAGTGCCGTCGAGTGGCAGGCTCCGCAAATCCCGGTGGTGCAGAACGTCTCTGCCGCCGTACCTGCCGATCTGGACGCCCTCAAGCGTGACCTGCTGGCACAGTTGTACCAACCAGTGCGTTGGGTCGAGTGCGTGCAGACCCTGGCTGCCAACGGCGCGGTCAATTTGGTGGAATGCGGTCCTGGCAAGGTACTGGCCGGCCTGAACAAGCGGTGCGCCGAGGGCGTCACCACTTACAACCTCAATACCCCTGACGCCATCGCCGCCGCCCGCGCGGCGCTGGTCTGA
- the mltG gene encoding endolytic transglycosylase MltG, with protein MRRKFLLLLEMGLVLAGLALGWSAWKVHSALQQPLHIAEERLIDVPTGTNPNRMFYRMQSEGLIDDALWLRLYWRFNMAGTALHTGEYRLTPGMTVEGLIDAWRRGDVVQYNLTLVEGWTFRQLRAALAKHDKIKHTLEGLSDSEVMEKLGHEGVFPEGRFFPDTYRFVRGMSDVELLQQAYLRLDEVLAKEWAQRAGDLPYSDPYQALIMASLVEKETGIAQERGQIAGVFVRRLRLNMMLQTDPTVIYGMGERYNGKITRADLRAPTPYNTYTNTGLPPTPIAMVGREAIHAALNPSAGTSLYFVARGDGSHVFSDDLNDHNSAVREYQLKRRADYRSSPAPRAPAGASPQAQDAELPASSPSPSSEVPDSVPGETSESSVSGDAPATH; from the coding sequence GTGAGACGTAAATTCCTGCTGCTGCTGGAGATGGGCCTGGTACTCGCTGGTCTGGCGCTGGGCTGGTCGGCCTGGAAGGTTCATTCGGCCTTGCAGCAACCGCTGCACATCGCTGAGGAGCGACTGATCGACGTGCCCACCGGCACTAACCCCAACCGTATGTTCTATCGCATGCAGAGCGAGGGCTTGATCGACGATGCGCTGTGGCTGCGCCTGTACTGGCGCTTCAATATGGCTGGCACCGCTCTGCACACTGGCGAATACCGCCTGACACCGGGGATGACGGTGGAAGGCCTGATCGACGCCTGGCGCCGTGGCGACGTGGTGCAGTACAACCTGACGCTCGTCGAGGGCTGGACTTTCCGGCAGTTGCGTGCCGCGCTGGCCAAGCATGACAAGATCAAGCATACCCTCGAGGGCTTGTCTGACAGCGAAGTGATGGAGAAGCTCGGTCACGAGGGCGTTTTTCCCGAAGGTCGATTCTTTCCCGATACCTATCGCTTCGTGCGCGGGATGAGCGATGTCGAGCTGTTGCAGCAGGCCTATCTGCGCCTGGATGAGGTGCTGGCCAAGGAATGGGCGCAACGCGCCGGTGATCTGCCCTACAGCGACCCGTATCAAGCCCTGATCATGGCCTCTCTGGTGGAGAAGGAAACCGGCATTGCCCAGGAGCGTGGGCAGATCGCTGGCGTATTCGTGCGTCGGTTGCGCCTGAACATGATGCTGCAGACCGATCCGACAGTGATTTACGGAATGGGTGAACGCTATAACGGCAAGATCACCCGTGCCGACCTGCGTGCGCCAACGCCCTACAACACCTACACCAATACCGGACTGCCACCGACACCGATCGCCATGGTCGGACGCGAGGCGATTCATGCTGCGTTGAATCCATCTGCGGGCACCAGCCTGTACTTCGTTGCCCGTGGCGATGGCAGTCATGTGTTCTCCGACGATCTGAACGATCACAACTCCGCAGTCCGTGAGTATCAGCTCAAGCGCCGGGCCGACTACCGCTCCAGCCCCGCCCCGCGTGCGCCGGCCGGAGCGTCGCCGCAGGCCCAGGACGCCGAGCTTCCTGCCAGCAGCCCGTCACCCTCGAGCGAGGTGCCGGACAGTGTTCCGGGCGAAACCTCCGAATCCTCCGTGTCGGGCGATGCGCCGGCAACCCACTAA
- the pabC gene encoding aminodeoxychorismate lyase, which produces MHSWIDGQPGSAVNLQNRGLAYGDGLFETIAVRGGRPSLLQRHLDRLAMGCRRLAIDLDVPLARDELVAYAAQLGEGVVKLMVTRGDSPRGYAPAPGAPARRILQNSPLPAYPAAHAEQGISLFDCQTRLARQPLLAGLKHLNRLEQVLARAEWQDPAYAEGLMRDAQGLLIEGVYSNLFLVRDGVLTTPELSHCGVAGVMRGALLDQARALGIEACTAELAQADLQQADEVFTCNSVYGIWPVRSVPALKLDWPAGPLTRKLQAVARTLLDT; this is translated from the coding sequence ATGCACAGCTGGATCGACGGCCAGCCTGGCTCTGCGGTCAACCTGCAGAATCGCGGCCTGGCTTACGGCGATGGTCTGTTCGAGACCATCGCCGTTCGCGGCGGCAGGCCTAGCCTGCTGCAGCGTCACCTGGATCGGCTGGCGATGGGGTGTCGGCGCCTGGCGATCGATCTCGATGTGCCGCTCGCTCGCGACGAATTGGTGGCCTATGCGGCGCAACTGGGTGAGGGTGTCGTCAAACTGATGGTCACTCGCGGCGATAGCCCACGCGGCTATGCGCCCGCGCCCGGAGCCCCGGCCCGACGAATCCTGCAGAACAGCCCGCTCCCGGCCTATCCGGCAGCGCATGCCGAGCAAGGTATCTCGCTGTTCGACTGTCAAACGCGCTTGGCTCGGCAACCCCTGCTGGCCGGGCTGAAACACCTCAACCGCCTGGAGCAGGTGCTGGCGCGTGCCGAGTGGCAGGATCCTGCCTACGCCGAAGGCTTGATGCGCGATGCCCAAGGTCTGTTGATCGAAGGTGTCTACAGCAACCTGTTCCTGGTGCGCGATGGCGTGTTGACCACGCCTGAACTGAGTCACTGCGGGGTAGCCGGGGTCATGCGCGGCGCACTCTTGGATCAGGCTCGTGCGCTTGGCATCGAGGCATGCACCGCCGAGCTTGCACAAGCCGATCTGCAGCAGGCCGATGAAGTGTTCACCTGCAACAGCGTCTACGGTATCTGGCCAGTGCGCAGCGTTCCGGCGCTCAAGCTTGACTGGCCGGCCGGGCCGCTCACCCGTAAACTGCAGGCCGTCGCCCGTACGTTACTGGATACCTGA
- the rpmF gene encoding 50S ribosomal protein L32: MAVQQNKKSRSARDMRRSHDALSENALSVEKSTGEVHLRHHVSPEGVYRGRKVIDKGADE; encoded by the coding sequence ATGGCTGTTCAGCAGAACAAAAAATCCCGCTCTGCCCGTGACATGCGTCGTTCGCACGATGCCCTGTCGGAAAACGCGCTGTCCGTAGAAAAGAGCACTGGTGAAGTTCACCTGCGCCACCACGTGTCGCCAGAAGGCGTCTACCGTGGTCGCAAAGTGATCGACAAGGGCGCTGACGAGTAA